The following DNA comes from Candidatus Methylacidiphilum fumarolicum.
GGGCGTATGGAGCTAAAGCGAGGTATTCCCCGCTGACGAAACTGGTGTCAATCGATCCTCACCCTAGGGTGAAAGTGGATACATTATGCCACCAGGCTTTCCGAAGGCCTCTTCATGAAGTCCCTTTAGATATTTTTGAGCAGTTGGAAGCAGGGGATATCCTTTTTATTGATGGGACTCACCGGATTCTGCAGGGTTCTGAGGCAACTATTTTCTTTCTGGAGATCTTGCCTATACTAAAGGCTGGAGTGATCATTCATCTTCATGATATTTTTCTACCTTTTGATTATCCACCGCACTGGCAGAAAAAATTTTATTCCGAACAGTATGTGCTTGGGTCGATCCTTTTGGTTGCCACCGAAAAATATAGAATTCTTTTCCCAAGCTTTTATGTGAGTCAGCATCAGGAGCTTTTAAAGATTTTGGACCCACTTTGGACAAATCCCAAGCTTCAGAGTCTAAAGCCAAAAGGGGGTTCTTTCTGGTTTGTTAAGAATTAAAAGGGATGCTAAAGAGGATTTGAAAAAAAGAAAATTGTTTCTATCGGTCCAGCTTTTTGGATAAGTGATGAAGAACAGGAGGGATTATTGTTTTGCCGTGGAAAAACCAGCTTTTCCTTTTCTTTTTCTAAAAGGAAGAAACATAAAAATCGAAGGCTGGTTTTTAGGGCCTAATGGACAGAAGGCTAAAAAAATTTGGGTTCAGCTCAAAAACCATATTTATATAGCCAATTGCACGAGACGGGAAGATGTAAGAGAAAAGTTTTTGCAGTCGGGAAAGAAAGTCGATTCGAATTGTGGGTTTGAGGTGGAGATCGAGTTAAGCAGAGGGATGAAAAACCTCGTTCTTTCGGCAGATATAGGCTCAGGCAAAAGGATCGACATAGCCAGGTTCGTGGTATTTGTAAGCAGAAAAGCCAAAGAGTGTGAATCAAAAAAAATGGATAATAATCTAGAGCCAATCGAAGATTGGTATCCTTATGGAGCAACATTGGAATCCAGGTGGGGTTACAGCAAAGAGCCCCATTCGATCCTGTCGAATATCCTGGAATCGGGCTATGAAACCTATCAAAAGTTCTTGCTCGATTGCAAAACTTATCTGCCTGATTTGCTTTCAATCGAAACAACTCCTAGGACCCAAACGGATCCTTTCTGGATGAACGGATGGTTCGATAGCCTGGATGCCTTAGCGTTATATGGAATGGTGGCTTTAAAAAAACCAAACGTTTTTTTGGAGATCGGTTCTGGGCATTCAACTCGGTTTGCTTATCTGGCGAAGAAAAGATGTTCGCAGTCAACAAAAATTGTTTCCATAGATCCAGCTCCCAGGTCTGAAATTGACCAGTTGTGTGATGAAGTCTATCCTCTTCCCTTACAGCAAATGGGCCTGTTGATGTTTGAGCAGTTGGAAGCAGGCGACATCCTTTTTTTTGATGGTTCTCATAGGCTCTTGCAAGCTTCCGATGTAACTGTATTTTTCCTCGAAGTCTTGCCCATCATCAAGCCTGGAGTTATCATCCACCTCCATGACATATTCCTTCCCTTTGACTATCCCCCTCAATGGGCAAAAAGGTTTTATTCAGAAGCATACGTCTTAGCTGTGCTCTTTGCTTTTGCTGCCGAGAAGTTTGAGATTCTTTTCCCATCGGCTTTCGTAGCAACCAAGCCCGAACTAACGACTATTTTTAATGAACTTTGGCAGAAGTATGGATCGAATGGATTAAAACCGCATGGTGGATCTTTTTGGTTTATGAAAAAGATCTAATGAAACATTACTTAGCTTTTTAGCTATCAAGGTTGGTAAGTGGTTCGCAGAACGGCTAATATAGTAGCAAAAATGTTAGAGGAGCTACTTATATAAAAGAGAATTTTATTGACGGGACGGTTTGCAGAGTTATTAGATACAGTCATTTTAATCAGTTTAATTTGGATGTCTCCAATTGGTAAAATTTGTTTTTCTCTTGAAGAGCCTAAAAAGAGGTTATTTTTTTCGAAAGAAAGAAAAATTTGTTTTCGAGGCTATTTTTTCGATTCATTTGGAAGGAAAGCCAAGCAGGTTATTCTCCAATACAAAAATGAAAGGATATTAGCTGGTTCGCAGCATAGGGAAGATATCCAAAGGTGGTATGCCAAATCGAATATCCAGATTGAAAAAGAAGTCGGCTTTGAAGGCTGGATCGAATTAAGCCGCGGATTAAAAGAAATCGACATCTTAGCTGAACTCTCTGGCGGCCGAACCCTCCGGCTAGCTCGCTATTATAGCTTCGTTTATGGAGCAGCAACACCCCACTCAAAGATTGAGCAACAAGCAAATCCGGTTTGCCTTCCGTCCGCATACTTTTGTCTTGATGCCCCTCAAGCTGAAGAGCTGATAATAACAGAAGATATTTTTCTTGAAGTTAGGGGTTGGGTTTTTGATACAGAAGGCAATCCTCCAAGTTCTGTAATAGTAAAAAACCCAGCGCGAGTGTTCCCCTGCAAAGCAATCGCTCGCAGCGATGTGAAAGCGGAGCATCCAATTTTAAAAGATATCTGGTGTGGCTTTTTGGGCAGGATGCCCTTAGATGAAAATCTCTTTGAATACATTGTGGAAGCAGAGTTTCCCAGTGGAAAGAAGCTTGAGATTGGCAAGTTTTCTGCCCGTTCTTTCAATAGAGAAGAAAGAGAGAAATGGAATCAGGATCGCTACAAGGAGTGGTTTGTCCAGTATGGTCAGTTTGTGGGCAGAGAAGAGGAGCTATTGAGGCGGCGGATTAAGGGGTTTGCCTACAAGCCAATCTTTTCGGTTGTGATGGTGGTGGGGTTAGGGGATAGGCTAGAGGGAGTGTTAGCGACAGTACGGTCCGTAGTAGGGCAGTGGTATGAGCAGTGGGAACTGCTTTTGGTGTTGTATGGGGGTAGGAAACTGACCGTAGAGGAGCTTAGGGGTGTGGGAGGAGAAGGTAAGCTAAGGGTAATAGAGGTGAACTCTTCAGAGAAGGGGAAGGCAAAGGAGGTGGGGGTAAGGGAGGCATGTGGGGAGTACTGCCTGCTATTGGACAGTGGGGAAGAGCTAGTGGCGCATGCGTTGTATGTATTTGTGGAGGCGCTTCAGGAGGATAAGAGGTTGGATTTACTTTTTGGGGATGAGGACCAGCTGAGTGATGGGGGAGAGGTGCACAGTCCGGTATTCAAGCCTGGGTTTAATTATGATTTATTGAGATCGGTGAACTATTTAGGAAGGCCGGTGGTTTTTAGGAAGCAGAAGGCGATGGAGGTGGGAGGGTTTGACGAGGGGCTAGAGGGGGCAGAGGAGTGGGATCTTTATTTAAGGATGACGACTGACAGGGTGGATGGGCATGGGGTCTGTCATCTGCCTTATGTGCTGTGTCATCGGGGAGGGGAGGCGGTGGCTAGAGGGGGTGTGGTGAAGGAGGAAGTGGAGCGGGAGGTGGTGTGGAGGGATTGTACGCGACGAGGGGTAGGAGTGGAAAGGATAGAGAGGCTTAAGGGAGGGTGGCGGATACGGTATGGGATAGGGGAGGCGAAGCCACTGGTGAGCATCGTGATGCCCTCGAAGTGTCAGCTTACTTATCTTAGGCCCTGTGTAGAGAGTATAATGAGCAAGACGAGCTATGACCGCTACGAGTTATTGTTAGTGGTGAATGAGAAGCGGCTGAGGAATGCGGAGGTGAGGCAGTATTTGGAGGGGTTGAGTGGGGGGGAGGGGAAGGTGCGGCTGGTGGTGTATCCGGATGAGCCATTTAACTATGCGAAGATTAACAATGCGGCGGTGAGGGAGGCGCGGGGGAGGTATTGGCGTTGTTGAATGATGATTTAGAAGTGATTACAGGGGATTGGCTTGAGGAGATGGTAGGGCATGCGATGCGGGCTGAGGTGGGGGCGGTAGGGGCGATGCTTTACTATCCGGATGGGACGATACAGCATGCTGGGGTGATATTAGCGGAGCGGGGGATTCCGGATCATAGGCTTAGGAATGTGAGGAAGGAGGAGGCAGCGGAGGGGGGCTATCTTTGGTATGAGCAGAATTTGAGTGCGGTGACGGCGGCCTGTGTGGTGATGAGGAAGGCCTGTTTTATGGAGGTGGGGGGCTTTGATGAGAGTTATGCGATAGATTTAAACGATATAGACTTATGTTTACGATTGAGGCAGAGGGGCTATTTGATAGTGTGGACGCCTTTTGCTGAGTTTTATCATTACGAGTCGGTCTCGAAGATGGCGGACATAGCGGAGCAGTATGCGCTGTGGTCGGAAGAAAATTCGAAGTTTATAAAGAAATGGCTGCCTGTTTTCCCGCTGGATCCTTATTACAACCCTAATTTGTCTTTTAAGCCGCCCTACTATAAACTCTCTTTCCCACCAAGGGTTAAACCTCTTATTCGTTGATTATAATAGTCATTAAGGTTCTACTTAGGATTGAATGCTTTATACCAATCCTTTCCCATTAATTCATTACTTGGAATAGGCTCACAATGTAAATAGGCTTACAATGTACTGCATTTGAAGATGATTTGGAAAAATCAACTGCCACTTAATAGCAGGATTGCAGGCAGGAATAACCCTTAGCTTTCCAGATCAAAAAATTAGACAAAAGATTTTTTTTCGTTTTTTATTTTTAACTTAGAGCGGATAGCATTTATTCTTAAGCATTATAAACAGTCAATTTTGTTCTTATTATTGACTCATTATTTATAATTTCTTCCAAATGATTCGGAATCGATGAACCAAAACCGAAGCTGTTTCTTTTCGATCGAATCCCCAAAGCATCGATTTCTTGTCTTAGGAGAAAGAAAAATCTGCTTTAGCGGCTATTTTTTTGATTGCTATGGCAGAAAAGCTAATCAGATCCTTATTAAGTGGGATGATAAACAGGTTATTGTAAATAGGTTAGACAGAGAGGATGTCCAAAGACTTTATGCTCAAAAAGGGATTGCGGTAGAAAAGGCGGTGGGTTTTGAAAGCTGCATTGAATTAAGCCGTGGCTTAAAAGAAGTTGACGTGATTGCAGAACTCTCTTGTGGAGAGAAGATAAAGCTAAAGAAATTTTTTTTCTATATTTGGTCAAAGAAGTATTGCTTAGATCCGCTCTATGATAATCAGCAGCAATTAGTTGGATATTATAATATTGAGAAGCCTCTTGAAAAAGAAGTCGTTTCAACCCAGCACTATCTCGAAGTGAGTGGTTCTGTCGTAGACAAGGATGGGTATCCACCTCGATTAGTCCAGATTAAAACATCTACTAGAAAATATCCTTGCCAGCAGATTTGCCGAAAAGGGATTCAGAAAGATTACCCGTTTATCAAAGATAATCGTTGTGGGTTTGCAGGCTACGCTTTTTTAGAAGAACTACCAAAGCAATACAGCATAGAAGTAGAGTTTCTATCTGGACAAGTGGCTGAATTAGCAACGTTCTTTGCAAGTCTAAAAGTTCAGGAGGACAGAAGAGAAAAAGAACTCTATAAAAAATGGTTCAGCAGCTACGGTCAGTTTGTGGGCAGAGAAGAGGAGCTATTGAGGCGGCGGCTTAAGGGGTTTGCCTACAAGCCAATCTTTTCGGTTGTGATGGTGGTGGGGTTAGGGGATAGGCTAGAGGGAGTGTTAGCGACAGTACGGTCCGTAGTGGGGCAGTGGTATGAGCAGTGGGAACTGCTTTTGGTGTTGTATGGGGGTAGGAAACTGGCCGTAGAGGAGCTTAGGGGTGTAGGAGGAGAGGGTAAGCTAAAGGTAATAGAGGTGGACTCTTCAGAGAAGGTGAAGGCAAAGGAGGTGGGGGTAAGGGAGGCATGTGGGGAGTACTGCCTGCTATTGGACAGTGGGGAAGAGCTAGTGGCGCATGCGTTGTATGTGTTTGTGGAAGCGCTTCAGGGGGATAAGGGGTTGGATTTACTTTTTGGGGATGAGGACCAGCTGAGTGATGGGGGGCAGGGGTACAGTCCGGTATTCAAGCCTGGGTTTAATTATGATTTATTGAGATCGGTGAACTATTTAGGGCGGCCTGTGGTCTTTAGGAAGCAGAAGGCGATGGAGGTGGGAGGGTTTGACGAGGGGGTAGAGGGGGCAGAGGAGTGGGATCTTTATTTAAGGATGACGGCTGGCAGGGTGGATGGGCATGGGGTTTGTCATCTACCTTATGTGCTGTGTCATCGGGGAGGGGAGGCGGTGGCTGGAGGGGGGGTGGTGAAGGAGGAAGTGGAGCGGGAGGTGGTGTGGAGGGATTGTACGCGACGAGGGGTAGGAGTGGAAAGGATAGAGAGGCTTAAGGGAGGGTGGCGGATACGGTATGGGATAGGGGAGACGAAGCCACTGGTGAGCATCGTGATGCCCTCGAAGTGTCAGCTTACTTATCTTAGGCCGTGTGTAGAGAGTATAATGAGCAAGACGAGCTATGACCGCTACGAGTTATTGTTAGTGGTGAATGAGAAGCGGCTGAGGAATGCGGAGGTGAGGCAGTATTTGGAGGGGTTGAGTGGGGGGGAGGGGAAGGTGCGGCTGGTGGTGTATCCGGATGAACCATTTAACTATGCGAAGATTAACAATGCGGCGGTGAGGGAGGCGCGGGGGGAGGTATTGGCGTTGTTGAATGATGATTTAGAAGTGATTACAGGGGATTGGCTTGAGGAGATGGTAGGGCATGCGATGCGGGCTGAGGTGGGGGCGGTGGGGGCGATGCTTTACTATCCGGATGGGACGATACAGCATGCTGGGGTGATATTAGCGGAGCGGGGGATTCCGGATCATAGGCTTAGGAATGTGAGGAAGGAGGAGGCAGCGGAGGGGGGCTATCTTTGGTATGAGCAGAATTTGAGTGCGGTGACGGCGGCCTGTGTGGTGATGAGGAAGGCCTGTTTTATGGAGGTGGGGGGCTTTGATGAGAGTTATGCGATAGATTTAAACGATATAGACTTATGTTTACGATTGAGGCAGAGGGGCTATTTGATAGTGTGGACGCCTTTTGCTGAGTTTTATCATTACGAGTCGGTCTCGAAGATGGCGGACATAGCGGAGCAGTATGGATTGTGGTCGGAAGAAAACTCGAAGTTTATAAAGAAATGGCTGCCTGTTTTCCCGCTGGATCCTTATTACAACCCTAATTTGTCTTTTAAGCCGCCCTACTATAAACTCTCTTTCCCACCAAGGGTAACGCTTCTGCCTGAGGATTGGGAAACAGAGAAGTAGGAATTGGACAGATGATAGGAACGAGTATGATGATGGGTTCGGTAAGCAAAGCACATAATGTGCATTACGTGATAGAAAATCCCAAAAGCGCGGTGTTGTTTCTAAAGGATAGGCTATTGTATGTTTCAGGCTGGTTTTTGGGACCGGAAGGCAAAACGGCAAAAAAAATAATTGCCCAGAGCAAAAATAGCGTATTTGAAGCTGAAATAATTGAAAGACCGGATGTAGAGCAGCGGTATTCCTCGCGGGAAGTGTCAATACGAAGGGATTGCGGTTTTGAGATTTTCTGTGATCTGAGTCGAGGTGTCAAATATGTCGTCATTAAAGCTCAAGAAGATTCGGGGAAGTGGATTAAGCTTGGAAGTTTTATTGTTATTGTTCAAAAAACGGAAAGAAAAAAAACCATCGATTCCTATTATCAACATTGGCTAGAGCTTTTTGATTCGATTTCACCAAAAGACCAAGAAAAAATAAAAGCGAGGATTACAAAATTATCGATTCAACCACTCTTTTCGGTTTTAATGCCCGTTTATAATACGCCAGAAAAATATCTTATCGAATCGATTGAGTCGGTCAGAAATCAGATCTATCCGCACTGGGAGCTATGCATATCTGACGATGCTTCATCAGATCCAGCCATTCGGCGAATTTTGGAAGACTATCGGAGGAAAGATCCAAGAATCAAGGTAACGTTCCGAGAGACCAACGGTCATATGAGCGCAAATTCAAACAGTGCACTGGAACTAGCAGAAGGAGAATTCATTGTACTTCTAGACTCGGACGATCTTCTTGCACCACATGCCCTTTATATGGTTGTGGAAGAAATTAATCGATTCCCCGAAGTCTGTATCCTGTATAGTGATGAAGATAAAATTGATGAAAAGGGCAAGCGGTATAGTCCTTTTTTTAAACCTGATTGGAATCCAGATCTTTTCCGATCTCAAAATCTCATTAGTCATCTTGGCGTCTACCGAAGGGATGTGGTAAAGAAGGTTGGAGGGTTTCGAATTGGTTATGAAGGGGCGCAAGATTGGGATTTAGCGTTGCGGGTATGGGAGCAGGTCGGAGATAAAGCTATAAGACATATTCCTTATGTTTTGTATCATTGGCGTGCGGTATCGGGTTCAACAGCTTTGGACATCAACATAAAACCGTATGCTGCAAAATCGGCAAGGAATGCCATAGTGGATCATCTAGCACGAAAACAGATCAAGGCAATAGTTCTTCCGGCGGGGCCATATTTCGAGTATCATCGGATTCTTTACGATATTCCAAAACCGTATCCCAAAGTCAGTTTGATCATGCTTTCAGCCTTCAAACATTCCTTGGTAAAAGATTGCATTGAAAGTATTCTTTTTAAGACCGATTACAAAAATTTTGAGCTTTTAATTGTTGTAAATGGTCCTAATTGTACTCGTCCAGAGATCACAACCTATCTGGATCACCTGCAAAAGAGAGCGCAGCTTAGGGTATTGTATGACGACCAGAACGCTTTTAACTATTCGAAGCTGAACAATTGGGCTGCTGAACAGGTGGATTCGAATATCATTGGATTTATTAACGACGACTTAGAAGTTCTCCATCCCGATTGGCTAACTGAATTAGTGAGGCAGATCTGCCGGCCTGAGATAGCGGCTGTGGGGGCTAAACTCTTTTATCCTCACGGTACGATCCAGCATGCTGGGGTAGTGTTGCTCGTAGGAGGAGTGGCTACTCACAGATTTTCTGGCTTTAGCAGAGAATATAGCGGATATTTTTCCAATGCCTTGCTCCAACAAAATATTGGCTGTGTGACTGCTGCCTGTATGTTGATCAAAAAAGAAGTCTTTGAAGAAGTAGGGAAGTTTGATGAAAATTTATCAATCGATTTTGGAGATGTGGATTTATGCTGCAAACTGATCAGTAAAGGCTATTGGATTAGCTGGACACCTTATGCCGAATTAATTCATCATGAGTCAAAATCTAGAGGCCGTCAAGCTAGCGAGCATTCCAAAAAAGAATGGATATATTGGCGGGAAAAATGGGGGAAAGTGATTAACGAGGATCCTTTTTATAATCCCTGCCTTTCTCTAGAATGTCCGTATGCTTTAGCCTTTCCTCCTAGAAGGAAGAATCCTTGGAATCAATAGTAACAAGTTCCACAAGAATAAAAATAATAGACTAGTAGTCTTAATCCTGATTTTTTTCCATAACGCAGAGATATTGGCCACATCGAGACCGATCGTTGTAGATCAGTTGCATCTCTAACATTTGGGCATATTCTTTAAATACCTCTGGAGTTAGGTAAAGATCCAATAAGAGTGCATCTTTTCCCTGTTCAATGGAGTTGACTCGCTCGATAAACATCTTTCTATGGTTGTCATCTAAAATGCTTAGATAGCTGCATAGAATTCTACCATCTTTTTTAAGCACTCGTTTAGCTTCTTTTAAGAAAATGAAACCTTCTTCTTCCAATAGATGGGTCAGGACAGAAAAGAACACGACTAGATCAACTGAATTGTCTGCTAAAGGGAATTTATACTGGTTATTAAACAAAAATTCCCAGCCTGGTCGATTACATCTATCTCTTGCGTATTCTAAAAGTTCGGGAACAATATCCATTCCTATATAATGCACCTGCTCAGCCAGTTCGGATCGAGCTAATGCGTAAGCTAATCTTCCCGATCCACATCCTACGTCGAGGATCATTTTGCCTTTTCTCAATTTGCCCCACTGGATGGCCAGATCTAATAGGATATTCCCCATTTCTATATATTCAAATTCACTTCCTACGGCTAAAGCCATTGCTCTTTGCCTGTCAAAGCTTTTTAGTAAATTGGCTATGTATTTTGGATAATCTATTCTAGTGTTCCAAATAAAATTGGGAACAGGATTTCTTCCTTCGAAAATCCCCCATTCAAGATAATGGACTAGAGGATTGACTCCGCTATTTGCTACATCTGGATTATTTTGTAAATACCAGCTTGTATGAAATAAAGGGCTCGGGTTTTTCCCCTCTTTCCATCCTATTTCCATATAGTGCTCGAAGGGAGTTTTCCCAGAATGAGTGACTTCCGGATAGTTTTTTAAGTAATAGTCTTTGTCGAAATAGCCAAAGCGGATTATTTTTTCTTCAATTAGGTTCATTCTATAAGGTTTCCCCTCGAAGCTCTAAAAATTCTAAAAAGCCATTTTACTTTAGAATGTTGGTAGGTGGTTTATAAAGAATTTTTTTTCTTCAAGTCTATAAACATGGCCATTTAATAGGCTCCATTTTAGGACCATGCTTCTCCTAAGCTACATAGCAAAATAGAGTCAAAAATTAAGCAATTCATTGTTATCTCTGCGAGGCAACCTGTATGTATTTTGTACAAAGTCTCCTTTACGATGCGATTTTTTTTAACTCCTCCTTTAATTTTTCTTTGCCTGTGTTATTTTTCTTTTTCCAATTCGCTCCTCCAAGCTCAACAAGCTTCCTCTCTTTCCGAAGCTGTAGAAACCCTTCCTGAAGTGACAGTCATAGCTTCTCCAGAACAACCTTCCTCCCTTCCCAAAGCTTCTACTACCGCACCTGTCTATGGACCAGATCTTTCCCTTATCGACATTCCTAGAGATGTGTTAGTGGTTTCTAAAGAACAGCTAAAAACGGTAATGCTACAATCGGTCAATGATCTAATGGCCTTTAGCCCTTCAGTTAACCCCACTCAGGCTACAGGCAATGTGGTGAGCGAACCGGTGGTCAGAGGCCTGCCTGCGACAGCGTTTCGAAATGGAATGCTTGTTGGCTTTTCAAGCGGAGGCAATTGGGGCCCTCTTCTGAATGTGAACGCTGATGATTCGATGGATTTAGTCACTGGTCCAGTCAGCCTGGTGTATGGGCCGCAAGAGTTTGCTGGAGGCTATCTCAATGAAGTGACCAAGCAGCCCTTTTTTGATCGGTTGCATGCGGATGCTTATTATACCATTGGAATGTATGGGAGCAATTTTTGGAATTTGGATGTAGGAGGGCCAATCAAGAACGATAAACTGGCTTACCGGTTAGATTATTTCGGGCAGGAAGGCTATGGACCGTTTAACTATTATAACGGCTCTTACTTAAACCGCCAATGCGGGTATTTGGCATTAAGCTGGAAACCCATGGAATCCGTCCGTATCGATTGGAATGGGGAAATAGACTGGAATAGCTTTTTGCCTTATGCAGGAATCAACAGGCCAACTCAATCCCTTATAGATTCTGGTTTGTATCAGAGCGGATCCTGGATCGGTTATTATACTCCTCCGGTTGGCCCTTCGGCTCCATTCGGTCAATTTCATCCGGGCAGAGGCACCCCGCCTCCAGGCTTTGGTTATGCCATCGACTGGGGGCCATTGGTTCCAATCAGTAGCCGGACTAATCTTTTTGATACCCCTTTGGATTTTACCAAACAGCTTTATGCCGTAAGTCAGGCCATAACGAGGGTGCAGTTGACTGAAGATCTTTCTTTGGCAAACAACACCCTTTTTGAATTCTATCAGGCCAACTCTGCCCAACCGGTTCCGGATCCAACGTGGGTCGTTATGCCCTATGGATATAATGTAGAAGATCGGTTAGAACTGCTTTTTACCGAAGAACCATCGGGTAAGGTGTGTTGGCACAATGTGGACGTGGGATTGGCTTTTCGGTTTTTAACGGACTTGGAATATAGTGGAAGCTGGCATCCAACCAGTAATCAGGCCAACTTGCTCCAGCCATTAACCCAAGCGCAGGCTTCAGCGATCGTTCCCTATGCGCTGGCCATAAGCCCAGCTTATAACAATCCATTCCTTACCGATCTTCCCATACCAGGCTACCCGGGAGAATTTTTTAACGTAGATAATTTTGCTTCCACCCAGTGTAATTTTTATGAGATTTCTCCATTTTTACAGGACATCATTCACATAGGGGAAAAGTTTAATCTCTTTTTAGGTGGCAGGTTAGACGCTTATTTCGTTAATGCGCAACCACCATCTGGTACGCCTGCCGAACTTCTTTATCCCTTCACGTCCTATGAAGCTACGTCCATGAGTGCCTTGCTCCCTCAGCTTACCATCAGCCCTACCTATAG
Coding sequences within:
- a CDS encoding TonB-dependent receptor — translated: MRFFLTPPLIFLCLCYFSFSNSLLQAQQASSLSEAVETLPEVTVIASPEQPSSLPKASTTAPVYGPDLSLIDIPRDVLVVSKEQLKTVMLQSVNDLMAFSPSVNPTQATGNVVSEPVVRGLPATAFRNGMLVGFSSGGNWGPLLNVNADDSMDLVTGPVSLVYGPQEFAGGYLNEVTKQPFFDRLHADAYYTIGMYGSNFWNLDVGGPIKNDKLAYRLDYFGQEGYGPFNYYNGSYLNRQCGYLALSWKPMESVRIDWNGEIDWNSFLPYAGINRPTQSLIDSGLYQSGSWIGYYTPPVGPSAPFGQFHPGRGTPPPGFGYAIDWGPLVPISSRTNLFDTPLDFTKQLYAVSQAITRVQLTEDLSLANNTLFEFYQANSAQPVPDPTWVVMPYGYNVEDRLELLFTEEPSGKVCWHNVDVGLAFRFLTDLEYSGSWHPTSNQANLLQPLTQAQASAIVPYALAISPAYNNPFLTDLPIPGYPGEFFNVDNFASTQCNFYEISPFLQDIIHIGEKFNLFLGGRLDAYFVNAQPPSGTPAELLYPFTSYEATSMSALLPQLTISPTYRPFPWMNCYATYYFGQTTAQSIFGSFAPEFTSTYYHQTQSLYEVGTKFNLLHDTLFLGLSAYAQTGFIPAFVLPGGTTPTVSATVEGIQLQGNYQPTRRFWASFGFNYMQGYENWTNTNGVGPTTFTPYSASVAALYGLPVSTIVSLAPGVYPFIGFPKEYGNLMVSYKFDWGLGISLWAIAQGGQFLSYDYSVRAPAWYTLNASIFYTFSNWEVGIWFYNFTNNHYWIAGAPGFTPARTANLEYAAFQMPFWVQAMIRYSF